One window of the Candidatus Phycorickettsia trachydisci genome contains the following:
- a CDS encoding ankyrin repeat domain-containing protein, with product MNKKNPELFQALHRPELGLKEMIEKDSKLDYNSEFYTSDYMASLKLPSYCNIMHVAASIGNPKSLSIIVERLKDAKVIELMNSRIFNQKSYHKESVLGNSTPLMAAVINGHDEVAKMLIDMGAHVHYKEDKQSLSPLETALTYAANIKMLEVLTRGINDKILYSSLLNISVEYCDVEGINFLLDKGAVVTADSLNLILRRPLNASQEGFNAMRNGVKELLTLLNSGVVIQEDNFRKLESKIDVLYQPRLITEDGLCPIVCLGGMMRIFKFAGQFRSENVKSAIKNYIFDAGLNDLVHEKVERVKQSKDPLEIKQFLKSINTLLKNISENLSIFEELKESYLQLHEKASDILFSHLEEINSNPKDLGFHKELADTLKRTAELYERDELRDNPDLLEKLSDNLEVLQKRILDHLPEQKDANIQQDTTTSISEENWLVNYVKNIFHPKTSDVSSKDVTIEDSSAKREIMKCLPLDQQGRLGNLCKDGINAPWLPESSGEGDAVPSNG from the coding sequence TTGAACAAAAAAAATCCTGAGCTGTTCCAAGCTTTACATAGACCAGAGTTGGGGTTGAAAGAAATGATAGAAAAAGATTCGAAGTTAGACTACAATTCCGAGTTTTATACAAGTGATTATATGGCGTCATTGAAACTACCATCATATTGCAACATTATGCATGTCGCAGCGTCTATAGGTAACCCTAAGAGTTTATCAATTATAGTAGAGAGATTAAAAGATGCAAAAGTAATAGAGCTTATGAATAGCCGGATTTTCAATCAGAAGAGTTATCATAAGGAGAGTGTATTAGGAAACTCAACGCCTTTAATGGCTGCTGTAATAAATGGGCATGATGAGGTAGCCAAAATGTTGATAGATATGGGCGCACATGTTCATTATAAAGAAGATAAACAAAGCTTAAGTCCCTTAGAAACTGCTCTTACTTATGCCGCAAATATTAAAATGTTGGAAGTGTTGACAAGGGGAATAAATGATAAAATTTTATATTCCTCTTTACTTAATATATCTGTAGAGTATTGTGATGTTGAGGGTATTAATTTCCTCTTGGATAAAGGTGCTGTAGTAACCGCTGATTCTTTAAATTTAATTCTTAGAAGACCTTTAAATGCATCTCAAGAAGGCTTTAATGCTATGAGGAATGGTGTTAAGGAGTTACTAACGTTGCTTAACTCCGGTGTGGTAATACAAGAAGATAACTTTCGAAAATTAGAGTCAAAAATTGATGTACTATATCAACCAAGGCTTATTACAGAAGATGGGCTATGTCCTATAGTATGTTTAGGAGGAATGATGAGAATTTTTAAATTTGCTGGTCAATTTAGGTCAGAAAATGTTAAAAGTGCTATAAAAAATTATATATTTGATGCGGGGTTAAATGACCTAGTGCATGAGAAAGTGGAGAGAGTGAAACAAAGTAAAGATCCGTTAGAGATAAAGCAATTTCTAAAATCTATTAATACTCTCTTGAAGAATATATCTGAAAATTTGAGTATTTTTGAAGAATTAAAGGAAAGTTATTTACAGTTACACGAAAAAGCTAGTGATATATTATTTAGTCATCTTGAAGAAATTAATTCTAATCCGAAAGATCTAGGGTTTCATAAAGAACTTGCTGATACTTTAAAAAGAACTGCGGAGTTATATGAGAGGGATGAATTAAGAGATAATCCTGATTTATTGGAAAAATTGAGTGATAATTTAGAAGTTTTACAAAAAAGAATACTAGATCATCTTCCTGAGCAAAAAGATGCAAATATTCAGCAAGATACAACCACCTCTATATCTGAGGAGAATTGGTTAGTAAATTATGTTAAAAATATCTTCCATCCTAAAACAAGCGATGTGTCTTCTAAGGATGTTACGATTGAAGATTCTTCTGCAAAAAGAGAGATTATGAAATGTTTACCTTTAGATCAACAGGGTAGATTAGGGAATCTTTGTAAGGATGGTATAAATGCTCCGTGGTTGCCAGAATCCTCAGGTGAGGGTGATGCTGTTCCATCTAATGGCTAA
- the trmB gene encoding tRNA (guanosine(46)-N7)-methyltransferase TrmB: MRKIKSYARTVGKGLSNLCQSLIQNILPKYQIDKEKLTSLPNLHIEIGFGSGDFIYNMALANPHQNFLGIEVYMNGVCNLLKLCQKQPLDNLFIYPGDADHILESLPNNFVDAFYVFFPDPWPKKRHNKRRLVNKNRLSIFFTKLKDSGIFKFVTDIKDYFDQVIEDVGEQSLLHKKEIFNFNNKIIVKKTNKADKMSLDQPLDIKIQTQQLYFTKYCNKALKEGRSVFSLVGHKITPSIDNLRLKNA; the protein is encoded by the coding sequence ATGAGAAAAATCAAGAGTTATGCAAGAACGGTAGGTAAAGGACTATCTAATTTATGTCAATCTTTGATACAAAATATCCTACCAAAGTATCAAATAGATAAAGAAAAACTTACAAGCTTACCTAATCTACATATTGAAATTGGATTTGGTAGTGGAGATTTTATATATAATATGGCTCTTGCTAACCCTCATCAAAATTTCTTGGGAATTGAAGTTTATATGAACGGCGTGTGCAATCTATTAAAATTATGTCAAAAACAACCTTTAGATAACTTATTCATTTATCCAGGAGATGCAGACCATATACTTGAAAGTTTACCCAATAATTTTGTTGATGCTTTTTATGTTTTTTTTCCTGATCCATGGCCTAAAAAACGCCACAACAAAAGAAGACTTGTTAATAAAAATCGTTTGAGCATTTTTTTTACAAAACTAAAAGACTCAGGCATTTTCAAATTTGTCACTGACATAAAAGATTATTTTGATCAAGTGATTGAAGATGTAGGTGAGCAATCTTTGTTACACAAGAAAGAAATTTTTAATTTTAATAATAAAATTATTGTAAAAAAAACCAATAAAGCAGATAAAATGTCATTAGATCAACCCTTGGATATAAAAATACAAACTCAACAATTGTATTTTACCAAGTACTGTAACAAAGCCTTAAAAGAAGGACGCTCCGTTTTTTCTCTGGTTGGTCACAAAATCACCCCCTCGATTGATAATCTAAGGTTGAAAAATGCATGA
- a CDS encoding sigma-54-dependent transcriptional regulator, with the protein MTTHNTALDVLVVDDEDDIAKLLAEILIEEGFSPRIAHNSDEAFAKIEQKVPAAIILDIWLQGSEIDGLGILEIVKKRYPLMPIIVISGHGTIQTAVTAIKLGAYNYIEKPFTHDKLMIMLKRACESSRLKRENLDLKAKVIDKTEIIGTSSCVNKLKSQVEKIAPTSGRVLMTGNAGVGKELFARILHKKSKNANGPFIRFSPTGMSVEKIQQDLFGDPEKNDVTGVYTYRTSLFEAAHNGTLYIDEVADIPLQVQIRLLQTIQSQNIEKNGRTIKIETRIIAATTRNLEQEINNGKFNKDLYYRLNVIPLHIPDLAERKDDIPILVDYFVHQLVKSSGLKPRIFAPDSIAALQAYNWPGNIRELRNVVEWSMIMNPVNNDEDKMIRFDMLPPCVLSDSANLVATNSEHLVDVMSLPLREAREIFEKQYLSAQMSRFNNNISKTSAFIGMERSALHRKLKLLNIYSNKFKLDQEMGNELAN; encoded by the coding sequence ATGACTACACATAATACCGCCCTAGACGTTTTAGTAGTTGACGATGAAGATGATATTGCAAAATTGCTGGCTGAAATCTTAATAGAAGAGGGTTTCAGCCCAAGGATTGCACATAATAGCGATGAAGCATTTGCAAAAATAGAGCAAAAAGTACCAGCCGCAATAATTTTGGACATATGGCTACAAGGCAGTGAGATAGATGGTCTTGGAATTCTAGAAATAGTCAAAAAACGCTACCCATTAATGCCTATTATAGTAATTAGTGGTCACGGTACCATTCAAACAGCTGTAACTGCTATTAAACTTGGCGCTTATAATTATATTGAAAAACCTTTCACTCACGATAAACTGATGATCATGCTCAAAAGAGCTTGCGAATCATCAAGGCTTAAGAGAGAAAATCTAGATCTAAAAGCAAAAGTAATCGATAAAACTGAGATTATAGGCACCTCATCATGCGTTAATAAACTCAAATCTCAAGTTGAAAAAATAGCTCCTACCTCAGGCAGAGTCTTAATGACAGGTAACGCTGGAGTCGGTAAAGAACTATTCGCAAGAATTCTTCACAAAAAATCTAAAAATGCTAACGGACCGTTCATTAGATTTAGTCCTACTGGGATGAGTGTTGAAAAAATACAACAAGATTTATTTGGTGATCCTGAAAAAAACGATGTAACGGGTGTATATACTTATCGTACCAGTTTATTTGAAGCAGCTCATAACGGCACTTTATATATAGATGAAGTAGCAGATATACCCCTACAAGTTCAAATAAGGTTGCTACAAACGATTCAAAGCCAAAATATCGAAAAAAATGGCAGAACTATTAAAATTGAAACTCGCATTATTGCAGCCACAACCAGAAATTTAGAACAGGAAATAAATAATGGAAAGTTTAACAAAGACTTATATTATAGATTAAACGTTATCCCTCTTCATATTCCTGATTTAGCTGAAAGAAAGGATGATATACCAATTCTTGTCGATTATTTTGTACATCAATTAGTCAAATCATCAGGACTTAAACCTAGAATATTCGCACCTGATTCTATTGCTGCATTGCAGGCTTATAACTGGCCTGGCAACATCAGAGAACTAAGAAACGTTGTTGAGTGGTCTATGATTATGAATCCTGTAAATAATGATGAGGATAAAATGATCAGATTTGATATGCTTCCTCCTTGCGTGTTAAGCGATTCGGCTAATTTGGTTGCTACAAATTCTGAGCATTTAGTAGACGTAATGTCCTTGCCACTTAGAGAAGCTAGAGAAATTTTTGAAAAGCAGTATCTAAGCGCGCAAATGAGCAGGTTTAATAACAACATCTCTAAAACCTCTGCGTTTATAGGCATGGAAAGATCAGCCTTGCACCGCAAACTCAAGCTGCTCAATATCTATAGCAACAAGTTTAAATTAGATCAAGAAATGGGGAATGAACTAGCAAACTAG
- a CDS encoding patatin-like phospholipase family protein, with the protein MKILSIDGGGVRGIIPARILQEIEDRTGRHSAELFDAISGTSTGGMITLALAKADKEGDPALSAKDVLDIYLHRSKEIFAGQTVCWKMQTGCGLWGSKYNRSNFDKMLEEVFGKALLSQTVCPVFVPIYSLENYKPFISGTFFAKSNKVNDFYLKDIAGATSAALTLFPPKVFKSPNDSVTYKGVDGGIYANNPSLIGISGAYLMQPSLALDSIELVSLGTGELKRGTEKEENGAKKSIDIEDIVEDVMDNDGVIGWLQGRDIIGSMMDADSVIAEAAMKAMLKQGNHFRFQVDLPDSLKNMDDCSDQTISGLLTLAENFIAENTHAIDELCTKLLG; encoded by the coding sequence ATGAAAATTTTGTCAATAGATGGAGGGGGGGTTAGGGGCATAATACCCGCTAGAATTTTGCAAGAGATAGAGGATAGGACTGGGAGGCATTCAGCTGAGTTATTTGATGCAATTTCTGGTACTAGCACTGGAGGAATGATTACTTTAGCATTAGCAAAAGCTGATAAAGAAGGAGATCCCGCTTTATCTGCAAAAGATGTATTAGATATATATTTGCATCGTTCAAAGGAAATATTTGCTGGGCAAACTGTTTGTTGGAAGATGCAAACTGGGTGCGGTTTATGGGGTAGCAAGTACAATAGATCTAATTTTGACAAGATGCTGGAAGAAGTTTTCGGGAAAGCATTGTTAAGCCAAACTGTATGTCCTGTTTTTGTGCCCATTTACTCTTTAGAAAATTATAAGCCTTTTATTAGTGGTACATTTTTTGCCAAAAGTAATAAAGTTAACGATTTTTACTTAAAAGATATTGCTGGTGCCACTAGTGCAGCGCTAACTCTTTTCCCTCCTAAAGTATTTAAAAGTCCTAATGATTCAGTGACCTATAAGGGAGTTGATGGGGGTATATACGCTAATAATCCATCTTTAATTGGAATATCAGGGGCCTACTTGATGCAACCTAGTTTGGCATTAGATAGTATTGAATTAGTGTCTCTAGGAACGGGTGAATTAAAAAGAGGGACAGAAAAAGAAGAAAATGGGGCTAAAAAATCAATTGATATTGAAGATATCGTAGAGGATGTGATGGATAATGATGGTGTCATAGGATGGCTTCAAGGCAGGGACATTATTGGAAGTATGATGGATGCTGATAGTGTTATAGCTGAGGCAGCTATGAAGGCTATGTTAAAACAAGGTAATCATTTTAGATTTCAAGTTGATCTACCCGATAGTTTAAAGAACATGGATGATTGTAGTGATCAAACTATTAGCGGTTTGCTAACCCTGGCCGAAAATTTCATTGCTGAAAATACTCATGCTATTGACGAGTTATGTACTAAACTTTTGGGCTAA
- a CDS encoding murein hydrolase activator EnvC family protein, which translates to MQLLVACSTQPPAPIQYKEAQALNDLTQYYSQEDKERKSLLEEIESEDKRQTTLIESEKVQNEKEEVQDKTNQLDLQIKEILAAKNEEKETPIAKKQTPVKKIKTLEGLNSALIRPVDGYLIKEFSNDHKAISVATKLRNPVKSVYDGQVIYSGHDNKFGNLIIIKLKNTDYFVALAYLDDITVTKGSLVKKGEVIGHAGQTGSAKEPQLYVAIKKGKEPINPLQYINYSSFN; encoded by the coding sequence ATGCAACTCCTAGTTGCATGTTCAACTCAACCACCGGCTCCAATTCAGTATAAAGAAGCTCAAGCGTTAAACGATTTAACTCAATATTATTCACAAGAAGATAAAGAACGAAAATCCCTTTTGGAAGAGATTGAATCAGAGGATAAAAGACAAACCACTTTAATTGAATCTGAGAAAGTCCAAAATGAAAAAGAAGAGGTTCAAGATAAAACAAATCAGCTTGATTTACAAATTAAAGAAATCTTAGCTGCTAAGAATGAAGAAAAAGAAACTCCAATTGCAAAAAAACAAACTCCGGTAAAAAAAATTAAAACTTTAGAAGGCCTAAATTCAGCTTTAATAAGACCAGTTGATGGGTACTTGATTAAAGAATTCAGTAATGATCATAAAGCGATTAGCGTTGCAACAAAATTACGTAATCCAGTAAAATCTGTGTATGATGGTCAAGTGATTTATTCAGGACATGATAATAAATTTGGCAATCTCATAATTATAAAGCTTAAAAATACAGATTATTTTGTTGCTCTTGCCTATCTTGATGACATTACTGTAACGAAGGGTTCATTGGTAAAAAAGGGGGAGGTAATAGGTCATGCTGGTCAAACGGGCAGTGCAAAAGAGCCTCAATTATATGTTGCTATTAAAAAGGGTAAAGAGCCAATTAATCCATTGCAATATATAAATTACTCCTCTTTCAATTAG
- a CDS encoding ankyrin repeat domain-containing protein: protein MMGNIPIELVNALQNNQVQTAIELLKNTDNISQLRDDNNKSALHFAAAYGCLEAVRYLTQELEANIETLDQDGVTPLFIAAAKGHLEVVEHLLEKGANIEATFSNGFTPLFVAAANGHLKIEATLSNGATPLYLAAENGHLKVVEHLLEKGANIEAKDQDGTTPLCVAAANGHLKVVEHLLEKGANIEAKDQDGDTPTPLHIAAENGHLEVVEHLLEKGADIEAKDQYGGTPLCVAAANGHLKVVEHLLEKGAKIEAILSDGATPLYIAAEYGELKVVEHFLEKGAKIEAKDQDGATPLYIAAENGHLEVVEHLMDKGADIEATLSNGATPLYVAAAKGHLKLVKHLLEKGAKIEVTFSNGATPLYVAAENSHLEVVEHLLEKGADIEVTVSNGATPLCIAAAKGQLKVVEHLLEEGANIEATFSNGATPLYVAAENGHLKVVKHLIDKGAKIEATFSNGATPLLVAAENGHLKVVKHLLEKGADIEVTVSNGATPLCIAAAKGQLKVVEHLLEEGANIEATFSNGATPLYVAAENGHLKVVKHLIDKGAKIEATFSNGATPLLVAAENGHLKVVKHLLEKGADIEVTVSNGATPLCIAAAKGQLKVVEHLLEEGANIEATFSNGATPLLVAAENGHLKVVKHLLEKGADIEVTVSNGATPLCIAAAKGQLKVVEHLLEEGANIEATFSNGATSLLVAPENGHLKVVKHLIDKGAKIEATFSNGATPLLVAAENGHLKVVKHLLEKGAKIEATLSNGITPLYIAAAKGHIKVVKHLLEKGSNIEDTLSNGFSPLFVAAANGHLKVVEHLLEKGANIEATLSNGVTPLFVAAQNGRLKVVEHLLEKGANIEDTPSNGFTPLLVAAQNGHLEVVKYLLEKGANIDAKNSDDFTAVIICSVFSYIQNQDTRAKILKELIIRGAELDFSKIYFEVQFKDQIEDILNACNGQQKIAVLANILHALDKYPNAQLNIRRVEFLDELKSAVMQTVIDITEKTYDREKQIEICEDVSKLIIKTIPLTKSLIEYLQKVVVEYLPKNQESNKNIFQIVFDYISEKRQPMEKDQSSKKIKLSEQSKSIDESQKYEKEKPKIGTVGQYIGKFISSEDKKILSYDIVPKRYAFEAKKAIEQQKFLNQLNTTLNNIDKTSPEVLAQLIVQLEKALEKADQANKKIKLSSIEPELDSKMDKDDGVAETSLTTEDSVKHVGDSIINTSLT, encoded by the coding sequence ATGATGGGTAATATTCCTATAGAACTTGTGAATGCATTACAAAATAACCAGGTTCAAACAGCTATTGAATTATTAAAGAATACAGATAATATTTCTCAATTAAGAGACGATAATAATAAAAGTGCTTTACATTTTGCAGCAGCCTATGGTTGCCTGGAGGCAGTAAGATACCTAACGCAAGAACTAGAGGCCAACATTGAGACCCTAGATCAAGACGGCGTCACTCCCCTATTTATTGCTGCGGCAAAAGGCCATCTTGAAGTAGTAGAACACCTCTTGGAGAAAGGAGCTAACATTGAAGCTACATTTTCAAATGGGTTTACTCCTCTATTTGTTGCTGCGGCAAATGGCCATCTTAAAATTGAAGCTACACTTTCAAATGGGGCTACCCCTCTTTATCTTGCTGCAGAAAATGGCCATCTTAAAGTAGTAGAACACCTCTTGGAGAAAGGAGCTAACATTGAAGCTAAAGATCAAGATGGGACCACTCCTCTATGTGTTGCTGCGGCAAATGGCCATCTTAAAGTAGTAGAACACCTCTTGGAGAAGGGAGCTAACATTGAAGCTAAAGATCAAGATGGTGATACCCCCACCCCCCTGCATATTGCTGCAGAAAATGGCCATCTTGAAGTAGTAGAACACCTCTTGGAGAAGGGAGCTGATATTGAAGCCAAAGATCAATATGGTGGTACTCCTCTATGTGTTGCTGCGGCAAATGGCCATCTTAAAGTAGTAGAACACCTCTTGGAGAAGGGAGCTAAAATTGAAGCTATACTTTCAGATGGGGCTACCCCTCTGTATATTGCTGCAGAATATGGCGAGCTTAAAGTAGTAGAACACTTCTTGGAGAAAGGAGCTAAAATTGAAGCTAAAGATCAAGATGGGGCTACCCCCCTGTATATTGCTGCAGAAAATGGCCATCTTGAAGTAGTAGAACACCTTATGGATAAAGGAGCTGATATTGAAGCTACACTTTCAAATGGGGCTACCCCTCTGTATGTTGCTGCGGCAAAAGGCCATCTTAAACTAGTAAAACACCTCTTGGAGAAAGGAGCTAAAATTGAAGTTACATTTTCAAATGGGGCTACTCCTCTGTATGTTGCTGCAGAAAATAGCCATCTTGAAGTAGTAGAACACCTCTTGGAGAAAGGAGCTGATATTGAAGTTACAGTTTCAAATGGGGCTACCCCCCTGTGTATTGCTGCGGCAAAAGGCCAGCTTAAAGTAGTAGAACACCTCTTGGAGGAAGGAGCTAACATTGAGGCTACATTTTCAAATGGGGCTACCCCTCTGTATGTTGCTGCAGAAAATGGCCATCTTAAAGTAGTAAAACACCTTATAGATAAAGGAGCTAAAATTGAAGCTACATTTTCAAATGGGGCTACTCCTCTATTGGTTGCTGCAGAAAATGGCCATCTCAAAGTAGTAAAACACCTCTTGGAGAAAGGAGCTGATATTGAAGTTACAGTTTCAAATGGGGCTACCCCCCTGTGTATTGCTGCGGCAAAAGGCCAGCTTAAAGTAGTAGAACACCTCTTGGAGGAAGGAGCTAACATTGAGGCTACATTTTCAAATGGGGCTACCCCTCTGTATGTTGCTGCAGAAAATGGCCATCTTAAAGTAGTAAAACACCTTATAGATAAAGGAGCTAAAATTGAAGCTACATTTTCAAATGGGGCTACTCCTCTATTGGTTGCTGCAGAAAATGGCCATCTCAAAGTAGTAAAACACCTCTTGGAGAAAGGAGCTGATATTGAAGTTACAGTTTCAAATGGGGCTACCCCCCTGTGTATTGCTGCGGCAAAAGGCCAGCTTAAAGTAGTAGAACACCTCTTGGAGGAAGGAGCTAACATTGAGGCTACATTTTCAAATGGGGCTACTCCTCTATTGGTTGCTGCAGAAAATGGCCATCTCAAAGTAGTAAAACACCTCTTGGAGAAAGGAGCTGATATTGAAGTTACAGTTTCAAATGGGGCTACCCCCCTGTGTATTGCTGCGGCAAAAGGCCAGCTTAAAGTAGTAGAACACCTCTTGGAGGAAGGAGCTAACATTGAGGCTACATTTTCAAATGGGGCTACTTCTCTATTGGTTGCTCCAGAAAATGGCCATCTTAAAGTAGTAAAACACCTTATAGATAAAGGAGCTAAAATTGAAGCTACATTTTCAAATGGGGCTACTCCTCTATTGGTTGCTGCAGAAAATGGCCATCTCAAAGTAGTAAAACACCTCTTGGAGAAAGGAGCTAAAATTGAAGCTACACTTTCAAATGGGATTACCCCCCTGTATATTGCTGCGGCAAAAGGCCATATTAAAGTAGTAAAACACCTCTTAGAGAAAGGATCTAACATTGAAGATACACTTTCAAATGGGTTTAGTCCTCTATTTGTTGCTGCGGCAAATGGCCATCTTAAAGTAGTAGAACACCTCTTGGAGAAAGGAGCTAACATTGAAGCTACACTTTCAAATGGGGTTACTCCTCTATTTGTTGCTGCACAAAATGGCCGTCTTAAAGTAGTAGAACACCTCTTGGAGAAAGGAGCTAACATTGAAGACACACCTTCAAATGGGTTTACCCCTCTATTGGTTGCTGCACAAAATGGCCATCTTGAAGTAGTAAAATACCTCCTAGAGAAAGGAGCTAACATAGACGCTAAAAATTCAGATGACTTTACTGCTGTTATTATTTGCTCCGTTTTTTCATATATTCAAAATCAAGATACACGAGCAAAAATCTTAAAAGAGTTAATCATCAGGGGTGCAGAATTGGATTTTTCTAAGATTTATTTCGAAGTTCAATTTAAAGATCAAATTGAGGACATTTTAAATGCTTGCAATGGCCAGCAAAAGATAGCAGTTTTAGCAAATATTTTACACGCTTTAGATAAGTATCCTAACGCACAACTAAATATAAGACGTGTTGAATTTTTAGATGAACTAAAATCCGCAGTCATGCAAACTGTAATTGATATAACCGAAAAAACTTATGATAGAGAAAAGCAAATAGAGATATGTGAAGATGTATCAAAATTAATAATTAAAACCATACCATTAACTAAATCACTTATAGAGTATCTTCAAAAAGTTGTTGTCGAATATCTTCCTAAAAATCAAGAAAGTAATAAGAATATTTTCCAGATAGTTTTTGATTATATCAGCGAGAAAAGGCAACCAATGGAGAAAGATCAGTCCAGTAAGAAGATAAAACTTAGCGAGCAAAGCAAGTCGATAGATGAAAGCCAAAAATATGAAAAAGAGAAGCCAAAAATAGGTACTGTGGGACAATATATAGGAAAATTTATTAGCAGTGAAGATAAAAAAATACTAAGCTACGATATCGTTCCGAAGCGTTATGCTTTCGAAGCTAAAAAAGCAATAGAACAACAGAAATTTTTAAATCAGCTAAACACAACCCTAAACAATATAGATAAAACGTCTCCAGAGGTTCTAGCACAATTAATAGTACAATTAGAAAAAGCTTTAGAAAAAGCTGATCAAGCAAATAAAAAGATTAAACTAAGCAGCATAGAACCAGAGTTAGACTCAAAGATGGATAAAGATGACGGAGTAGCAGAAACGAGCCTAACAACAGAAGATTCAGTCAAGCACGTCGGTGATAGCATTATCAATACATCTCTTACATGA
- a CDS encoding bifunctional 5,10-methylenetetrahydrofolate dehydrogenase/5,10-methenyltetrahydrofolate cyclohydrolase, protein MIIIDGKKIAQEILDDLKSKIVHIKPKLAIILIGDNPASQIYVGIKIKQAANIGIDAELIRLPAEVDQEVLFTIISELNIDPKVHGIIVQLPVPLHLNVQEIFNTIHPAKDVDGLNPINIGKLYSAPRVHISNDFNYEYTLYDYFIPCTALGILRLIREVSPNIGGLHIAIVNRSNLIGKPLAGLLMQRDATVTICHSYSKNLSDITSAADIVVCAIGKKDFFDRKYFKKGAIVIDVGINKGLDGDVTGDVNFDDVKSQDGFITPVPGGVGPLTVAYLLSNTYWAASNQTL, encoded by the coding sequence GTGATTATTATTGATGGCAAAAAAATTGCACAAGAGATCTTGGATGATCTAAAAAGTAAAATTGTGCATATTAAACCAAAACTTGCAATTATTTTAATAGGAGATAATCCTGCAAGTCAGATTTACGTTGGTATTAAAATAAAGCAAGCAGCAAATATAGGCATTGATGCTGAGCTAATAAGGTTGCCTGCGGAAGTTGATCAAGAAGTACTTTTTACGATTATTTCAGAATTAAATATTGATCCTAAAGTTCATGGCATTATAGTTCAGTTGCCTGTGCCTTTGCATCTTAACGTCCAAGAGATATTTAATACCATTCACCCGGCTAAGGATGTGGATGGATTAAACCCTATTAATATAGGAAAGCTTTATAGCGCTCCAAGGGTGCATATATCAAATGATTTTAATTATGAATACACATTATATGATTATTTTATTCCTTGTACTGCGCTTGGTATCTTGAGACTTATAAGGGAAGTTTCTCCTAATATAGGTGGTTTACATATTGCAATAGTTAACAGATCTAATCTCATAGGTAAGCCTCTAGCTGGTCTTTTAATGCAGCGCGATGCAACTGTAACAATCTGCCACTCCTACTCTAAAAATTTATCAGATATTACGTCTGCAGCGGATATTGTAGTATGTGCTATTGGTAAGAAGGATTTTTTTGACAGGAAGTATTTTAAAAAAGGGGCAATTGTCATTGATGTTGGGATAAATAAAGGTCTAGATGGTGACGTAACAGGTGATGTAAATTTTGATGATGTAAAGAGCCAAGATGGCTTTATAACTCCTGTACCAGGTGGTGTTGGTCCGTTAACCGTAGCCTATTTATTAAGTAATACGTATTGGGCTGCAAGTAATCAGACTTTATAG